Part of the Henckelia pumila isolate YLH828 chromosome 2, ASM3356847v2, whole genome shotgun sequence genome is shown below.
TGAGACTTGAACCTAACTCAAacccaaaagctagctcaagtgAGAATGTTTGTCTTTGTCTATATATTAAGCTCTcaaattatttatccaatcgaTATGAGACACAATTAACATACCAACAATATTCCGTCACCAAGATTAACCGTAAGATGACAAACATTTAAAATACTATTACTTCTACTAATCTCATTTATAAACAATACCCACccataaacaaatttaaaaaaatattagagtCACTTATAATCCTACATATATAAAAGAAATTATTTTGGATGCAGTCAACTTTCAAAATTAGCCCTCATTAAATAGAAAAATTAGGTAAATGGCTAATTGTAGTTTCATTTTTCTTCCTACTAGCTTTATATAACTTCCCCATTATAGTTGACATTAATATGAATTTTGCatagattttataaaaaatattattacataaaaaaacaaaaaaaaattattaaaaaaaataatgtatgAGTTGTATTATACGattgtttattttttgtttttgaatttggCATATGCACAAGCCATAGGTAATAATATAAAAGATGGCGAGTCGCCCTTGCATCAAACAAGGTACACTTTGTTCCAAATGGCAACACGTTTTCAAAAACGGAAACTGGAAACCAGCGCGTTTCAttgaagatatatatatattcaacagttgtttttgtttttgttttgtgcaACACTCAAAGGTCACATTCGTCCAGATTTGTCCTCGAACAACACACAATCCGCCTGTTAAATTCCGAGGCTTGCAGTTGCAACAAAGTAGTTAATCTCTCTTTCCTCTCAATTCAGTCTCCTCTTGCACTCAATTGCGCGGTGCGGAGAATAGAGCAGAACACTTGCGGCAGAGCTGTGGATCAGGTTATTACAGTTCTGAATTTGCTGTTTCTTTTGCATTCGAGGATTTTCGGTTCTTcttttattatcattatttttgctGAATTTTAGAATCGATTCTGGTTTGGCTGATTTGCTGTTTGATTTAGCTGTTTGATTGATTTTGATTATGTGTGCGATGGAGCCGCTGCTTgattattttgttgttatttattatttgattctCCTTTTGTGATATTTGTTTATGATTTTCAAATGCGGCGATGTTTGAGTTGCTTGTTTGAGAAAATTGTTCTGTTTAGTTCAAGCGGTGATCATTGGAATGAACTCGTGAGGAGATTTCTTGATAGTAATGGTTGTACCTGAATCTAGAGTTGAATTTGGTGACGTGCTTGAATCATGTGAAAATATGTGTCTACTAATTGAATGGTTCCCGTTGAATAACGGATGTTTTTTTACAAAAAGGTTTTGATTGAATCAGATTGGTTTTCTTGATTATAATCCTCAGTGCCCGAAGAGTAAGTGTCCGTATGGCAATTGAACTAATACTGCTCACGATTGTCGAGTTTGAATGTGACAAAGTGGAATCATAGCTCGATATGATTTTAACTTTGtatccttttttaaaaaatcaagatGTATTTTACCTTACACTTCGCATATTTGCTGGTCAATACTCAATTGTGTTTCACACTTTATATTCAACTTCTACTCATTTTCTTAGTATACTTGACCTTCTGTTATTATTAGTTCTTTAAATCAACACCTATAGGCTTTGTTTTGCAGGGATGTGTATGTAAAATTTAGGTATGAGCAAGAAGTATTTCCTTCACTGGAGCTGACATATTTAGAATAATATGGACATTTTGAAGCAATTGAAGAGAATGTCTTCTGGAAGCAAGGATGACCGCAAAGTGGCTCTCGATGGAGCTGCATGGATGTTCAACATAGTTACTTCTGTTGGAATTATAATGGTCAATAAAGCTTTGATGGCTACATATGGTTTTACTTTTGGTATGATGGTAGTGCCTATCCATGGATGGATCCTCAATGGCCAACTATGTTATTACTTCGTTGATTAGTCTATCCCTTACCCATCCATTACATCTTACATTTCACATGGCGTTTGGCACGGAGATTTAAAAgttgttttttctttttttggaaaaaaaaagctGTTAGATATGATAATTATGCATGTGGCATGCATCTGAACTAATGTAAAAGGACACTTAGCAAAGACTTCAAATTTCGCTGGAACCTTATGCTGAAACTTGCAGCCCACCACTAAAACATAATGGATTGATATAGtttctttgtttgattttttttttcagctaCAACTTTAACTGGCCTACATTTTGCTGCGACTACCTTGATGACTCTTTTACTTAAGAGGCTTGGCTATATTGGGAGTTCTTCTCTTCCGGTGTCTGATCTTCTGAAATTTGTTTTATGTGCAAATTTCTCTATTGTTGGAATGAATGTGAGTTTGATGTGGAATTCAGTCGGATTCTATCAGGTTAGTGCTGCAGTTCATTCATATTTTACTGCCTGTGCAATTGTTCATGACTACAAAATGTTCTGCTCCAATTCTTGATTTGCCAGATTGCAAAACTCAGCATGATCCCTGTGTCATGTTTTCTGGAAGTTGTGTTGGACAATGTGCGGTATTCAAGGGACACCAAGCTAAGCATTTTAGTCGTTCTATTGGGTGTTTCCATATGCACTGTTACTGATGTTAGTGTGAATGCCAAGGGGTTTATTGCTGCATTCATTGCTGTTTGGAGCACTTCATTGCAGCAGTATGTAAGTCTTCTCTCCATCTATGACTCCATCAAATGATATTGATCAAGGAACCTTGTAGCTTACCGCTATTGGGGTGATCTGTGACTTAAATTGCAGTTGAGTTCAGGTGGTTGGGTATAAACATGGTTGGTCCAAGGAGGAAAATTTTGACTGGGAAGATATAACTCTTATATTTCAGTGTGGGTGTCTATCTTCGTTTCAGTCCAACTGCTTATGTGTAAATTGGATGGATGGTTTGGGAGTGATTAGTAAATATCTGTGTATTACTGGCTTGTCTATGTTAAGCACGGCCTTTAAGCGTGAATTTTCCGCTGTCTTCGATAGCTAATCACAGGATATAATGCTGAACTGTTGAATTGACTTTTAGTCTTACTGATTCAGTGCTTGATTCggttctttcattttttttcatacATCTGCAGTATGTCCATTTTCTACAAAGGAAGCATGAAATTGGTTCTTTCGATTTATTAGGGCATACTGCTCCACCTCAGGCAGCTTCATTGCTTTTAGTAGGGCCCTTGATGGATTACTGGTTGACAAACCTAAGGATCGATGCCTATCACTATACCTTAACATCAACGGTAACTATTATAAGGACAATATGATTGCCGATTATGCTGACAAAAATGCCTATATATTGCGTGTGGTTTTCTCACCAAGTCTTTGCATCTTTGCAGATGTTTATAACATTGTCCTGTGCCATAGCAATAGGAACCAATCTGAGCCAATTCATCTGCATTGGAAGATTCACTGCTGTGACATTTCAAGTTTTGGGCCATATGAAGACCATTCTTGTACTGATCTTAGGATTCATTTTCTTTGGAAAAGAGGGACTTAATCTACATGTGGTTGTGGGGATGATGGTTGCTGTCGTGGGAATGATTTGGTATGGTCGTGCTTCGTCTCAACCTGGAGGCAAAGAACGGAACCAATCTCCGGCTGTTGATACATCCGAAGAAGAAATCGGGCTCGTAAAATCTAGCGAGGTTGAAGAGAAGATCTAGTAACAAACCCAAAAACAATGCCGGGAGGTTCTGTAGCTGTCGGGTAAAATCTCCTAATACAGAAGTATTGAGTAATTTTACTTACAGCACCACAATATTAGTGTTTCATAAGACCATAAACAGTTGCAAGTACCCCGAGAATTTGCCTATCAATATAGTTGCATAGATCATTTCAGCCATTTGGCAGGTAAAACTTTCCCTTCTTCAAGGGCCTCATAAAACTTTCCAGCGGCCATGATCTTGAAACTATGGTGTCGGTGATATTCTAAAAGTTTCGATTAAAGTTTTTTAAGAACACAACATCGGAGGTCCTGGAAACCTATATATCCTTTTTATCAATCACATGCAAAAGCGGTTCTATAAGATTATAATTTGTAGTACAAAATACTATCTAAGCTAGCTAAGCAGAAGAAGTAAAACATACAGAAATTCAGTATGTATACACACAGACTCCTGCTATTTACGCTTTAGTTGTAAAATATTCAGTGCTAAGTTCAGAAGGCcacattttaatgctttcaaaaCACTCACTTTATATGCTTATCTACGTTGTAATAgattatatttttgtaaaagtgattaaatttatagattgtAAAAAAGTGAGTagaaatcaaaagttggtagtgtttgaaaacaaaagTGAAAagctaaaaatcaaagttggctagTGTTTggtaaataagtgattatagtTATTTTATAACTAACATTTTTATTAGAACCTCTTTTGGAGAATTATAATTACCATATGACTagattttggatttcaattaaattaaaacataaacTAACACATGAGCTAGAtataaaaaacacacaaaattgatttttttaaatcaaaatctaacaatcattttttttagtgattgcaaacacatCATATAGCTCATGACGTCAAAGTTCAGGTTTGATATACATTATCCCATTGTTGAAAAACCCACAAGATGAACGGGGAAAAACCTCACTTATTCATCCAAATTAGTTTGTAGGCTATTACGTTAATCCGAGAGTTTACTCAAAGCGCACTGAAAGGTAGCGGCAGCGGGTTCCCacgccaaaaaaaaaataaaatttagttaGTACAAGAAATAcgcaactttttttttttttttttaaaaaaaaaaaaacccaaaaggGCTTTTTCTTGAGATGTTCGGCTTTATTTGAGCGACGACATTATGGTTTGGGTAATTTTTTAGCATTATTTGCCCATGGGCCGCGATCGCATTTTGGTACCAAATTGTTTTAATAATGTTTTTTAGATTATTATTACCAATTAATCTTTGActttctcaatcatttgattTTCCCAAAAAATCAGAAAGTGGAAATTCGTTTGTGTACCACGCGATACATACATCAGAGATGGCTTAATTTTCTATATTATAGAGAAAACGTAATAATGGCAAGATAAGATTTGTTTTTTCTATTCAAGATATCATTCTATTCATTATTTAATCCTCGAATCATACGAGTTGAAATTTAATATGTTTTccattatttataaaaaaaatactacattattttgttgaaaatctctttCCATTAATTGCGcaatgaaattttatatttcattaTACTAATTTTAACTAAAAATATAAAGTTCATGAGAAATACATTTGTATCATTTATTTTTTAGGAGAGTTGTATCATGGTGGTGTGTACTGTGTACTTGTGcatacttttatttatttttttaataaaaaaaacattactcgataataaataaattaatgcaCATAATGAGTTTTAGATTGGTTAGTATTTATGCATTGCTTAAAAATCATTACTCAACTACCCTACTCTATATATGCACGTTAAAGACGACAATAAATTGAGAATTTGGAACTTTAATATTGTAAAACGTAGATGAGCCAGATTTCAATAGTAATggtaaaataaagaaaaatcttATTGGCATTAAATTATGTGCATGATCGTGTGAAGACAATCAATTAATTATTCAATGAAATATTGACATTCATTAAAAGTAGATAGTGATTGAGCCATCCATGCATCTCCGTACTTTTTAGCTCTTTCCTACACTAATTAGTAGTACATTTGCTTATACATTTTACTCTTcctttttatcatattgatttgtataacaatatattatttattcattttaaatctaaatttatataattaataaattatttaacttGAATATAAAAGCATGAGATCATAGTAAAGTCGAATTTAATTAGATTATGGATAACGTGGAGAGgaaaagatgatttatttattttggaatagATCATGTCagctcaaataaataaataaacttacgTTGTAtatgaatttatggatttgaagTGAACAATTTCAAATTCATAATAATGAATTCATTTATTTGTTTTGAGTAAATAAATCGaactagaaataaaaaaaacttgagTAAATAATTAACACAAGTTTTGAGTAACCGAGCATGAAATTAGAGTTTCCCTCTTTGACTGACAAATTTGAGTGATTTATTTCAAGTCGAGCTACAAATTttttacttttaaatttttatcgAATTGCAAGTATGACTCGCGCTCGACTAGAACGTACACCCTTATTTGGACGACTCGTATGTCACGGATTAATGTACACATAATATTATTGTTAGATTACATACATGTTCCATgatttttgtgatttcattACGGAAATCTGATTATAGGTGCGAGTAATCTGACATTTTAAATGAAATGTAAGATATTTTATATTTTGCGCAGAGATAGAAATTTGCGTCACATGGCATGTGATCAAAACAGCTGTGTCCACCCCCCAATTCAACACACCCCCTGCCGCCAACTCCTTCCCCAAATAATTCAACAAGaacacacatatatttatatttgtattaTAGTATAGTATAAATTTATATGTGTATCTGTGTACACACacgtatatgtatatgtatatataaattatacaagtaattatttttaattattatttataattaatttactcCATCTCTTCACTTGCCAGTCCCATTTTAGTTTTGGATCGATTCCTCCTCCTCTCTCtgctttgtgtgtgtgttcaatATCTGCTCTCTGAAATGGAAGCAAAAGCCAACAACATAATTTCTACAAACTACGTT
Proteins encoded:
- the LOC140880612 gene encoding UDP-rhamnose/UDP-galactose transporter 6-like isoform X1, whose product is MDILKQLKRMSSGSKDDRKVALDGAAWMFNIVTSVGIIMVNKALMATYGFTFATTLTGLHFAATTLMTLLLKRLGYIGSSSLPVSDLLKFVLCANFSIVGMNVSLMWNSVGFYQIAKLSMIPVSCFLEVVLDNVRYSRDTKLSILVVLLGVSICTVTDVSVNAKGFIAAFIAVWSTSLQQYYVHFLQRKHEIGSFDLLGHTAPPQAASLLLVGPLMDYWLTNLRIDAYHYTLTSTMFITLSCAIAIGTNLSQFICIGRFTAVTFQVLGHMKTILVLILGFIFFGKEGLNLHVVVGMMVAVVGMIWYGRASSQPGGKERNQSPAVDTSEEEIGLVKSSEVEEKI
- the LOC140880612 gene encoding UDP-rhamnose/UDP-galactose transporter 6-like isoform X2 codes for the protein MTLLLKRLGYIGSSSLPVSDLLKFVLCANFSIVGMNVSLMWNSVGFYQIAKLSMIPVSCFLEVVLDNVRYSRDTKLSILVVLLGVSICTVTDVSVNAKGFIAAFIAVWSTSLQQYYVHFLQRKHEIGSFDLLGHTAPPQAASLLLVGPLMDYWLTNLRIDAYHYTLTSTMFITLSCAIAIGTNLSQFICIGRFTAVTFQVLGHMKTILVLILGFIFFGKEGLNLHVVVGMMVAVVGMIWYGRASSQPGGKERNQSPAVDTSEEEIGLVKSSEVEEKI